A genomic stretch from Malus domestica chromosome 15, GDT2T_hap1 includes:
- the LOC103402195 gene encoding protein NRT1/ PTR FAMILY 5.10 has protein sequence MAASPCQSPEPDAQTPLLDDVVDGAVDHKGRPVHRSRSGGWRSARFIIGVEVAERFAYYGIGSNLITFLTGPLGQSTATAAENVNIWSGTASLLPLLGAFVADSFLGRYRTIVYASLLYILGLGLLTLSAVLSSSEIQVIFFFFSLYLVAVAQGGHKPCVQAFGADQFDVSDPEECKAKSSFFNWWYFGLCAGTSVTLILLTYIQDNLSWGLGFGIPCIAMVFALLIFLLGTRTYRYSIKGDEESPFVRIGRVFVAALRNWRTSPSAVTSEEESRGILPHESSEQFKFLNKALLAPDDLKENRKVCTIVDVEDAKAVLRLFPIWVTCLAYAVVFAQYSTFFTKQGATMDRTIVPGFNVPAASLQTFISIAIVIFLPIYDRIFVPIARYVTGKPAGITMLQRIGTGMVLSIILMVIAALVEMKRLKTAKDYGLLDTPSATVPMSIWWLAPQYLLAGIADGFTMVGLQEFFYDQVPNELRSVGLALYLSIFGVGSFLSSFLISIIDDITSLAGESSWFSSNLNRAHLDYFYWLLGGISLVQLVIYLYFAKSYIYKSHAL, from the exons ATGGCCGCTTCTCCCTGCCAATCCCCGGAGCCGGACGCCCAAACCCCACTGCTAGACGACGTCGTGGACGGCGCCGTTGACCACAAAGGCCGTCCCGTTCACAGATCCAGATCCGGCGGCTGGCGTTCCGCTAGGTTCATAATCG GGGTGGAGGTGGCGGAGAGGTTTGCTTACTATGGAATCGGCTCCAACCTTATCACGTTTCTGACGGGGCCTTTGGGGCAGTCCACCGCCACTGCGGCTGAGAATGTCAACATATGGTCCGGAACGGCGTCGTTGCTCCCTTTACTCGGAGCCTTTGTCGCTGATTCTTTCCTTGGACGCTACCGCACTATTGTTTATGCTTCCCTACTCTACATTTTG GGACTTGGCTTGTTGACCCTGTCAGCCGTGCTTTCTTCTTCTGAGATCCAagtaatattcttcttcttctccctgtATCTAGTAGCTGTTGCACAAGGCGGACACAAGCCTTGTGTTCAGGCATTTGGAGCTGATCAGTTCGATGTCTCAGATCCAGAGGAGTGCAAAGCCAAAAGCTCATTCTTCAATTGGTGGTATTTTGGGTTGTGTGCAGGTACGTCCGTGACGCTTATCCTATTGACCTACATACAGGACAACCTGAGTTGGGGTCTGGGTTTTGGAATTCCTTGTATTGCAATGGTCTTTGCACTGTTAATTTTCCTGCTTGGAACTAGAACTTATCGGTACAGCATTAAAGGGGATGAAGAAAGTCCTTTTGTAAGAATTGGAAGGGTGTTTGTTGCTGCTTTAAGGAACTGGCGAACTTCTCCCTCAGCAGTAACTTCTGAAGAGGAATCTCGCGGAATCTTGCCTCACGAGAGTTCTGAACAATTCAA GTTTCTCAACAAAGCCTTGCTTGCACCGGATGATTTGAAGGAAAACAGAAAGGTGTGTACCATCGTTGACGTTGAAGACGCAAAGGCTGTTCTTAGGCTTTTTCCAATATGGGTTACATGCTTGGCATATGCGGTTGTGTTTGCACAGTACTCCACTTTCTTCACCAAGCAAGGTGCCACCATGGATAGAACCATTGTGCCTGGCTTCAATGTACCAGCCGCTTCACTTCAGACTTTCATCAGCATTGCCATTGTCATCTTCCTTCCCATTTATGATCGCATTTTTGTTCCAATTGCTAGATATGTCACGGGGAAACCCGCTGGAATTACAATGCTGCAAAGAATTGGAACGGGGATGGTCTtatctattattttgatggtAATTGCAGCTCTAGTTGAGATGAAGAGGCTCAAAACTGCCAAAGATTATGGCCTGCTTGATACGCCGAGTGCCACGGTTCCAATGAGCATCTGGTGGTTGGCTCCTCAGTACTTATTGGCCGGAATAGCTGATGGTTTCACAATGGTCGGTCTGCAAGAGTTTTTTTATGATCAGGTGCCAAATGAACTAAGGAGTGTAGGACTCGCCCTCTATCTCAGCATCTTCGGCGTGGGAAGCTTCCTAAGTAGCTTTCTTATTTCCATCATCGATGACATAACCAGTTTAGCAGGCGAAAGCAGCTGGTTTTCGAGTAATCTTAACCGTGCACATCTTGATTACTTCTATTGGCTGCTTGGTGGAATCAGTTTGGTACAATTGGTTATCTACCTATACTTTGCAAAATCGTACATTTATAAATCCCACGCCTTGTAA